In Achromobacter pestifer, the DNA window CACGCCGGGCCTGCTGTTCAACAATGCACGGCCGCAAACCCGGGCGGGCAGGGCTTTCACGGCCTTGTTGCGCAGGCGCGCCATGGACCACAGCCAAGGCGCCGGCCAGGCATAATCGGCTCCGGAATCGTGGCGCGCGCCATTATTCGTAAGCCTGGCGTAAGCACTGTATTTAAATGCGTATTTAAACAGTGTATTAATGGACGGCTTATATTAATTGCCAAGCACGATTCCGTTCGCCGCGCCAGATATTAAATAAGGCCTGCTTGCGGATTCTCCAGCGATTTCATGGGCTTGCCGCCGCTATCCGTCACGATTAAAGGCGCTTGCCGAAATATTGGGGATTACACGCAGTGACAGTATGGCGGCTTGCTTCCAGAATACCGCCCACACCGTGTTTTTGCCCAAGAAGCCGGCGACGGGCGACGAGGATTAACGGATTACCCAACCGATAAACCGCGTCGGACAGAGCCGCTCAAAACCTCGCTGGAGAACTCCGCATGAAGTTTCTGAATCGCCTTACCCCGGTAGCCATGGCGCTTGGGGCACTTGCCTTGGCTGGCGCCGCGCACGCCGCCGACACGATCAAGATTGGCATTCCCCAGCCCATGACCGGCCCCAATACGCAATACGGCGACCAGATCCAGGCCGGCGCATTGACCGCGATCGAGACCATCAACGCCAAGGGCGGCGTCAAGGGCAAGAAGCTCGAACCCATCCTCATCGACGACGGCTGCGAACCCAAGCAGGCCGTGCCGGCCGCCAACCGCGTGGTCAACTCCGGCGCCAAGTTCGCCGTGGCCCATGCATGCTCGGGCGTGACCGTGGCCGCCGTGAAGGTCTACGAAGAAGAGGGCATCGTCGGCATCACTCCGGGCGCGACCTCGCCCCTGGTCACCGACACGATCAAGCCGCACTTCTTCTTCCGCACCATCGGCCGCGACGACCAGCAAGGCCCGTACGCCGCCGGCTACATCGCCAAGACGCTCAAGCCCAAGAAGGTTGCCGTGCTGCACGACAAGCAGACCTACGGTTCGGGCGTGGCCACCCAGGTTCGGGATGCGCTGGGCAAGGAAGGCGTGAACGTCGCCATGTTCGAAGGCATCAACGTCGGCGACAGCGATTACTCGGCCATCATCACCAAGCTCAAGTCGGCCGGCGTGGACCTGGTCTACTTCGGCGGCTACCACCCGGAACTCGGCCTGCTGCTGCGCCAGTCGCGTGAACAGGGCCTGAAGGTCCAGTTCATGGGGCCGGAAGGCACCGCCAACCAGGATCTGGTGGCCATCGCCGGTCCGGCGATCGAAGGCCTGCTGGTCACGCTGCCCGCCGACTTCACCAAGCTGCCCGGCAACGAGAGCATCGTGAAGGCCTTCAAGGACGCCAAGCGCGATCCGGACGGCGCCTTCCAGATGCCGGCGTACGCCGCCGTGCAGATCCTGGCCGACAGCATCAACGCCGTGGGCGAAGATCCCGCCAAGGTGGCCGACTACATGCACAAGACCACCTTCAACACCGGTATCGGCAAGGTCGAGTACGACGCCAAGGGCGACCTGAAGAACTTCGAGTTTGCCGTTTACAAATGGGACAAGGACGGCAAGAAGACCCAGCTGTAAACTCGCGATCCCGCCGGCATCGCCGGCGTGTAGGGCCTGTCGTCCTCGTTCTGCCGTAATCCGCGTAGCGAAGCGCCAAAAGCGCTGTGCGGCCGGCGGGCGCAGATGCCAGGCCCTTATAAAATACGCCCAGGTTTCCGGCTCCGGGTCTCTCCACCGGGGCCGGAACCATTTGGAGCAAGAGAAATAATGTCTGACCTCATACCCCAACTTACCCAGCAATTCTTCAATGGATTGTCTCTGGGCGCGATCTATGCGTTGATTGCCATCGGCTACACAATGGTCTACGGCATCATCGGTATGATCAACTTCGCTCACGGCGAAATCTACATGATCGGCGCCTATGTCGGCCTGGTCACCTTGACGGCCATCGGCACCAATAGCGGCTTGCCGCTGCCGTTCATCATCGCGGCCATGCTGGTCGTGTCCATCGTCGTCACCGGCATCTACGGCTTCAGCGTCGAGCGCGTCGCCTACCGGCCCGTGCGCGGCAGTCCACGCCTGGTGGCGCTGATCTCGGCCATCGGCATGTCGATCTTCCTGCAGAACTGGGTGGCCCTGGGCCAGGGCGCGCGCGACATGGCCGTGCCATCGCTGGTGTCCGGCGCCGTGCAGTTCCACATGGGCACCGATTTCGACGTGACGGTGCCGTATTCGCGCATCATGATCATCGTGGTCACGGTGCTGCTGATGATCGGGCTGACGCTGTTCATCAAGTATTCCCGCATGGGCCGCGCCTCGCGCGCCTGCTCGCAGGACATGCACATGGCGAACCTGCTGGGCATCGACACCAATCGCGTGATCTCCTTCACCTTCGTGATGGGCGCGATCCTGGCGGCGGTGGGCGGCGTGCTGATCGCCATCACCATCGGCAAGCTCAATCCCTTCATCGGCTTTCTGGCCGGCATCAAGGCCTTTACCGCGGCGGTGCTGGGCGGCATCGGCAGCATCCCCGGCGCCATGCTGGGCGGCGTGCTGCTCGGGCTGGCCGAGACCTTCGCGGCTGCCTACATCTCCTCACAGTACAAGGACATCGTGGCGTTCTCGCTGCTGATCCTGATCCTGCTGTTCCGTCCCACCGGGCTGTTGGGCAAACCTGAGGTGGAAAAAGTCTGATGTCGAACAACAATCTGAAAAATGCCACCATGGCGGCCGTGCTGACGGCCGTCATCGTCACCCCCGTCTTCGGCCTGCAGCTGATCCGCCAGGGCGCGCGCACCACGATGGAGTCGAACTGGTCGCTGGTGGCGATTGCCGCCGCGGTGGTCTTCTTCTTCCAGCTGCTGCGCCCCTGGATCGTCAAGCCGTTCCAGAAGCTGAAGACCCGCATGCCCACGCTGCCGGCCGCGCCGGCCAGGACCCACAAGCCGCTTGCGCTGCTGTTGCTGGCGATCGCGGTGATTTGGCCGTTCTTCGCCGGGCGCAGCTCGGTGGACATCGCCACGCTGGTGCTGATCTACGTGATGCTGGGCCTGGGGCTGAACATCGTGGTCGGTTTCGCGGGCCTGCTGGATCTGGGTTTCGTGGGCTTCTACGCGGTGGGCGCCTATACCTACGCCTTGCTCTACCACTGGGGCGGCTGGAGCTTCTGGGAAGCGCTGCCGTTCGCGGGCGCCATGTCGGCACTGTTCGGCTTCATCCTGGGCTTTCCGGTATTGCGGCTGCGCGGGGACTATCTTGCGATCGTGACCTTGGGCTTCGGTGAAATGATCCGCCTGCTGCTGATCAACCTGAACACGCTGACGGGCGGCCCGGACGGTATTTCGGGCATTCCCAAGCCGACGGTGTTCGGCA includes these proteins:
- a CDS encoding high-affinity branched-chain amino acid ABC transporter substrate-binding protein, which gives rise to MKFLNRLTPVAMALGALALAGAAHAADTIKIGIPQPMTGPNTQYGDQIQAGALTAIETINAKGGVKGKKLEPILIDDGCEPKQAVPAANRVVNSGAKFAVAHACSGVTVAAVKVYEEEGIVGITPGATSPLVTDTIKPHFFFRTIGRDDQQGPYAAGYIAKTLKPKKVAVLHDKQTYGSGVATQVRDALGKEGVNVAMFEGINVGDSDYSAIITKLKSAGVDLVYFGGYHPELGLLLRQSREQGLKVQFMGPEGTANQDLVAIAGPAIEGLLVTLPADFTKLPGNESIVKAFKDAKRDPDGAFQMPAYAAVQILADSINAVGEDPAKVADYMHKTTFNTGIGKVEYDAKGDLKNFEFAVYKWDKDGKKTQL
- the livH gene encoding high-affinity branched-chain amino acid ABC transporter permease LivH; its protein translation is MSDLIPQLTQQFFNGLSLGAIYALIAIGYTMVYGIIGMINFAHGEIYMIGAYVGLVTLTAIGTNSGLPLPFIIAAMLVVSIVVTGIYGFSVERVAYRPVRGSPRLVALISAIGMSIFLQNWVALGQGARDMAVPSLVSGAVQFHMGTDFDVTVPYSRIMIIVVTVLLMIGLTLFIKYSRMGRASRACSQDMHMANLLGIDTNRVISFTFVMGAILAAVGGVLIAITIGKLNPFIGFLAGIKAFTAAVLGGIGSIPGAMLGGVLLGLAETFAAAYISSQYKDIVAFSLLILILLFRPTGLLGKPEVEKV
- a CDS encoding high-affinity branched-chain amino acid ABC transporter permease LivM — encoded protein: MSNNNLKNATMAAVLTAVIVTPVFGLQLIRQGARTTMESNWSLVAIAAAVVFFFQLLRPWIVKPFQKLKTRMPTLPAAPARTHKPLALLLLAIAVIWPFFAGRSSVDIATLVLIYVMLGLGLNIVVGFAGLLDLGFVGFYAVGAYTYALLYHWGGWSFWEALPFAGAMSALFGFILGFPVLRLRGDYLAIVTLGFGEMIRLLLINLNTLTGGPDGISGIPKPTVFGMEMTRRASTEGGTTFHEFMGWTFQNQHMVVYLYLMALLLALATLFVSTRLIRMPVGRAWEALREDEIACRSLGLNPTRIKLSAFTLGAMFAGFGGAFFAARQGMVNPESFTFIESALILAIVVLGGMGSQVGVILAAVLLTVLPEVAREFAEYRMLMFGLVMVLMMMWRPQGLLPMKRPHVELAK